Proteins from a single region of Festucalex cinctus isolate MCC-2025b chromosome 19, RoL_Fcin_1.0, whole genome shotgun sequence:
- the LOC144008092 gene encoding uncharacterized protein LOC144008092 isoform X3 produces MPTLILCFRRVGNGDSCKQHDAVDDVVNLREALPVHFIAKKKNSSVSYKVQYIAVLRDSASRLLRLLLLVELLRPSRCGPAHRKPAAFCDALKLAASQLDVIRKTAQRLRRDDDDDDDLLEAPLESLPILATSAAQLRTWKADESLRRLHANALAFGAHAHWLKASAEKVGVPSEAAGGAHVHLLRLVDLLRTALVQMEALYLPPSPPSPSFPTVRTAFEAVRYSAETSRRLAVFCGFSKRILRRLRKAPTCPRRGR; encoded by the exons ATGCCGACTCTCATCTTATGTTTTCGTCGAGTTGGCAACGGCGACAGTTG CAAACAACATGACGCCGTGGATGACGTAGTCAATCTGAGAGAAGCGCTACCAGTACATTTCATTGCAAAGAAAAAGAATTCATCCGTCTCTTATAAGGTACAGTATATCGCCG TGCTCCGTGACTCCGCCTCCCGTCTGCTGCGCCTGCTGCTATTGGTGGAGCTGCTGCGGCCTTCGCGCTGCGGCCCCGCCCACCGCAAGCCCGCCGCCTTCTGCGACGCGCTCAAGTTGGCCGCCAGCCAACTGGACGTCATCCGGAAGACGGCGCAACGCCTGCGACGC gatgacgacgacgacgacgacctgTTGGAGGCGCCGCTTGAAAGTCTTCCCATCCTGGCGACCAGCGCCGCTCAGTTGCGCACGTGGAAG GCGGACGAGTCGCTGCGGAGATTGCACGCCAACGCGCTGGCCTTCGGCGCGCACGCGCACTGGCTCAAGGCGAGCGCCGAGAAGGTGGGCGTGCCCTCCGAGGCGGCGGGGGGCGCTCACGTTCACCTGCTGCGGCTGGTCGACCTCCTCAGGACGGCGCTCGTCCAG atgGAGGCGCTCTATCTTCCGCCGTCGCCGCCTTCGCCGTCGTTTCCGACCGTCCGGACGGCCTTCGAGGCGGTGCGCTACTCGGCCGAGACGTCCCGCCGCTTGGCCGTCTTCTGCGGCTTCTCCAAACGGATCCTCCGTCGCCTGCGTAAGGCGCCCACCTGTCCTCGCAGGGGGCGATGA
- the LOC144008098 gene encoding uncharacterized protein LOC144008098 codes for MVAPILAIMAPFHPEKSGRDVDVTQWPLTASDRETLAFGQWRGGRRGPAPSGGTDGKKKKKRGEDDASELRRSSLHLAVPSVRPSSPSTMTEQTYGSGAPPPPSEAEPGSSSWLSPEQRAGAVLVAGLLLFLAALLVRCCRILVDPYRSMPASNWTRHGHKDALERRVAS; via the exons ATGGTGGCGCCAATTCTTGCAATAATGGCGCCATTTCACCCTGAAAAGTCCGGACGGGACGTCGACGTCACGCAATGGCCACTGACGGCATCCGATCGGGAGACGCTTGCTTTTGGCCAATGGCGCGGCGGACGTCgaggccccgccccctccgGCGGGACGgacgggaagaagaagaagaagcgaggAGAAGACGACGCGTCCGAGTTGCGCCGCTCTTCGCTTCATCTGGCAG TCCCGTCCGTGCGTCCGTCCTCGCCATCCACCATGACGGAGCAGACCTACGGCAGCGGCGCGCCGCCGCCCCCCTCGGAGGCGGAGCCCGGGTCCTCGTCCTGGCTGAGCCCGGAGCAGCGCGCCGGCGCCGTCCTGGTGGCGGGTCTGCTGCTCTTCCTGGCCGCGCTGCTGGTGCGCTGCTGCCGCATCCTGGTGGATCCGTACCGGAGCATGCCCGCATCCAACTGGACCCGACACGGACACAAGGACGCCTTGGAGCGCCGCGTGGCCTCCTGA
- the LOC144007727 gene encoding uncharacterized protein LOC144007727 yields the protein MTLWAARGHTCDRHYQPLPAKHLDQVFGEWRLVWGAADVLKISDVLASVVSLHPKGDVRSRACARVRVTFVRSSDHSCVTYSNATAPVNKSGEDPLVSHAVIDSETRSRACARTRPSISFAYVCARVSEVVSDGSLLDVNISFTLHFYERSPDAMLMFVEAEQMGRFLLSYARASADPDRLKAEHDKLEKMAACLSFTPTPRFVDDGAAGQRSPRINGCARVTSSGGLHARTHQSLAYTLRLKMSSSNPIGLHFVDLFPKMEASSGFVWKSF from the exons ATGACGTTGTGGGCGGCGCGAGGGCACACCTGCGACCGGCATTACCAGCCCCTCCCCGCCAAGCACCTGGATCAG GTGTTCGGGGAATGGCGTCTGGTTTGGGGCGCCGCCGACGTGCTGAAGATCTCCGACGTGCTCGCTTCGGTCGTCAGTTTGCACCCCAAAG GTGACGTGAGGTcgcgcgcgtgtgcgcgtgtgcgtgtgacgtTTGTGCGTTCCAGCGACCATTCGTGCGTGACGTACTCGAACGCGACGGCGCCCGTCAACAAAAGCGGCGAGGACCCCCTCGTCTCGCACGCCGTCATCGACAGTGAGACTCGCtcgcgcgcgtgcgcgcgcacacGTCCGTCCATCTCATTTGcatatgtgtgtgcgcgcgtgtcagAGGTGGTGAGCGACGGTTCGCTGCTGGACGTCAACATTTCCTTCACGTTGCATTTCTACGAGCGGTCGCCCGACGCCATGCTGATGTTTGTGGAGGCCGAGCAGATGGGTCGCTTCCTGCTCAGCTACG CGAGGGCGTCGGCGGACCCGGATCGCCTGAAAGCGGAACACGACAAGCTTGAGAAGATGGCGGCGTGTTTGTCCTTCACGCCCACGCCACGTTTCGTCGACGATGGCGCCGCAGGTCAGAGGTCACCCAGAATCAATGGCTGCGCACGTGTGACGTCATCGGGCGGTTTGCACGCACGAACGCACCAGTCACTTGCTTACACGTTGCGGTTGAAAATGTCCTCATCAAATCCAATTGGCCTCCATTTTGTGGACCTTTTTCCCAAAATGGAGGCATCAAGTGGATTCGTTTGGAAAAGCTTTTGA
- the LOC144006996 gene encoding zinc fingers and homeoboxes protein 2-like: MPSRRKSSNPCMVQVLGASDPEEALDVDVLDMEMSSDNPMDESEPCEASHQKAEGPDQAKFHPDTLEEKQSGEEDKQERESSSQSDLQAQERKSKDYECKCCPFWCPNLQDFKAHVDSSHPDVILNPMYHCAVCDFNTKKFELLTEHNKSLHPDENNFKFRRIKKNNQTILEQAVQFEGRPDPEEQSGSDASVFPPCLSTTVQSPDASEGLHGGGRVSVQKDPIAALNINGTVIIPEPAVLRDLSHVAPVLQRPPNYNCQPKIAVPLHSSKYNPTLDHNLTLITSFNKFPYPTHSELSWLTAASKHPEEQIKVWFTTQRLKQGITWSPEEVEEARKKMFNGSIPAAHHTFTAPSTSLASPTSAPAARPLQTAASSSGTLPFAADVPAGVAVGSGHAPKRCALMAHCGPESKRPVMAVAPSQGEPKEKGFLLPSQKENRPMAPPAGVTPFTTDMKKSPAVVPLMTSSSSSSSSSSPCTKGKLLPLSGNPKTKPVVSLPSIVFPESLTRPTIAPPPIFAPPFKSPLLLPRLPKDELPDTLPAANVTFPNSPSLVTPQLRRPPIIQSAHTPAKVPAGVPRPEPPSADEDGGLRGAATAFGDGTSGTSSKCPGDAPTPAHNNGLAQTEGGKLPLGDSQHKSSVPTQFPLLERMKGKTAAQLKILEEQFLRNSFLSHGDVDLLALATGLSHREIDGWFAERRALRDNLELALLNSMGTKRTELDRDATPPLNGIHKLSFGAEDRKSGSARSLPNCRWPAAAAALPKDHFAQSEGTSPSEVWPGLARVDLARWFCDGRSTLRADFFNNGGVAGLPDKRAPSGCQEVGAKVLEAELGWLAEQPANGLGAPQHGELQDRLAGRCE; the protein is encoded by the exons ATGCCCAGTCGCAGAAAGTCCTCCAACCCCTGCATGGTGCAGGTCCTCGGAGCGAGTGACCCCGAGGAGGCGCTGGATGTGGACGTTCTGGATATGGAAATGTCCAGTGACAATCCGATGGACGAGTCTGAGCCCTGTGAGGCAAGCCATCAGAAGGCGGAAGGTCCGGACCAGGCAAAGTTCCACCCTGACACGTTAGAAGAGAAGCAGTCCGGTGAAGAAGACAAGCAGGAAAGGGAATCGTCGTCTCAATCTGACCTCCAGGCTCAGGAGAGAAAGTCCAAAGACTACGAGTGCAAATGTTGCCCCTTCTGGTGTCCCAACCTTCAAGACTTTAAAGCCCACGTGGACTCCAGCCACCCCGACGTGATTCTTAATCCCATGTATCACTGCGCCGTCTGCGACTTCAACACCAAAAAGTTTGAGCTTCTCACAGAGCACAACAAGAGCCTCCATCCCGACGAGAACAACTTCAAGTTCAGGAGAATCAAGAAGAACAATCAGACCATCTTGGAACAGGCCGTCCAGTTTGAGGGCCGTCCCGATCCCGAAGAGCAATCTGGAAGTGACGCTTCCGTCTTCCCGCCTTGCTTATCCACCACCGTCCAATCGCCAGACGCCTCGGAGGGTCTCCACGGTGGCGGGCGAGTCTCCGTCCAGAAGGATCCCATCGCGGCACTCAATATCAACGGCACCGTCATCATTCCCGAGCCCGCCGTCCTCCGAGACCTGTCCCACGTCGCCCCCGTGCTCCAGCGCCCGCCCAACTACAACTGCCAACCAAAAATCGCCGTTCCCCTCCACAGCAGCAAATACAACCCGACCTTGGACCACAACCTGACCCTGATCACCTCCTTTAACAAGTTCCCCTACCCGACGCACTCCGAGCTGTCCTGGCTGACGGCCGCCTCCAAGCACCCGGAGGAGCAAATCAAAGTTTGGTTCACCACCCAGCGGCTCAAGCAAGGAATCACTTGGTCCCCGGAAGAGGTGGAGGAGGCCCGCAAGAAGATGTTCAACGGTTCCATCCCGGCGGCCCATCACACCTTCACAGCCCCGTCCACGAGTCTCGCCTCTCCAACGTCTGCCCCCGCGGCGCGTCCTTTGCAAACGGCCGCCTCAAGTTCCGGCACGCTCCCGTTCGCTGCCGACGTTCCCGCCGGAGTCGCCGTCGGCTCCGGTCATGCGCCGAAACGATGCGCTCTGATGGCTCACTGTGGTCCCGAGTCTAAGAGACCCGTCATGGCAGTCGCCCCGAGTCAAGGGGAGCCCAAAGAAAAGGGCTTTCTGCTGCCCTCTCAAAAAGAGAACCGTCCCATGGCTCCGCCGGCAGGAGTGACGCCCTTCACAACCGACATGAAGAAGTCGCCCGCTGTTGTGCCTTTGATgacctcatcttcatcatcatcatcatcatcatctccgtGCACCAAGGGGAAGCTTCTCCCTTTGTCAGGAAACCCCAAAACCAAACCAGTGGTGTCACTGCCATCCATCGTCTTTCCCGAGTCCTTAACGAGGCCAACGATTGCGCCGCCGCCCATCTTTGCCCCGCCATTTAAAAGCCCATTACTCCTGCCCCGCCTTCCCAAAGACGAGCTTCCGGACACTCTGCCGGCCGCGAATGTGACGTTCCCAAATTCACCTTCACTCGTCACCCCTCAGTTAAGGAGGCCCCCCATCATCCAGTCCGCGCACACTCCGGCTAAAGTCCCCGCCGGCGTTCCAAGACCAGAACCGCCGAGTGCGGACGAGGACGGCGGTTTGCGCGGAGCCGCGACGGCTTTTGGCGACGGGACGTCCGGGACCTCCTCCAAGTGTCCCGGCGACGCGCCGACACCCGCGCACAACAACGGGCTGGCGCAAACGGAGGGCGGCAAGCTTCCGCTCGGCGATTCCCAGCACAAGTCCTCGGTGCCGACTCAGTTCCCGCTGCTGGAAAGAATGAAGGGCAAGACGGCGGCGCAGCTGAAGATTCTGGAGGAGCAATTCCTGAGGAACAGCTTCCTCTCTCACGGCGACGTGGATCTTCTGGCGCTCGCCACCGGTCTGTCCCACCGGGAAATCGACGGCTGGTTTGCTGAGCGCCGGGCGCTCCGGGACAACCTGGAACTGGCCCTCCTCAACTCGATGGGCACCAAGAGGACGGAGCTGGACAGAGACGCGACTCCGCCCCTCAACGGGATTCACAAGCTAAGCTTCGGTGCGGAGGATCGCAAAAGTGGCTCGGCGCGCTCCCTTCCAAATTGCCgctggccggcggcggcggcggcgctgccCAAGGACCATTTTGCTCAAAGCGAAGGGACGAGCCCGTCGGAGGTTTGGCCCGGACTGGCCCGCGTGGACCTGGCGCGCTGGTTCTGCGACGGCCGTTCAACGCTGCGCGCCGACTTTTTCAACAACGGTGGAGTTGCGGGGCTCCCGGACAAAAGGGCTCCGTCCGGCTGCCAGGAAGTAGGGGCCAAGGTTCTGGAGGCGGAGCTGGGCTGGCTGGCGGAACAGCCAGCTAACGGCCTTGGCGCGCCGCAACATGGCGAGCTCCAAGACCGCCTGGCTGGCAG gtGCGAATAA
- the LOC144008094 gene encoding uncharacterized protein LOC144008094 has protein sequence MKAACLHFLFALACAGAAPTADECAPLLAPLPLDDRQQLSGWRTFISAYTDNEAFKAILRITDSTRLQVSAAAHNDKDLLLYEEMMMNGNCYGTKLNISVDGKVASATMQNISSVYRLLPTCAGCQVMSINSTAHHLKDFLEAFGIRVDGLGNEEISARSLYLFAAGKEASDSDLEGFKKQAACLGFSGEPNFIMEPQKDLCDGHNVLMIN, from the exons ATGAAAGCGGCGTgcctccacttcctgtttgcgctGGCGTGCGCCGGCGCCGCGCCGACGGCCGACGAATGCGCGCCGCTGCTCGCCCCGCTGCCGCTGGACGACCGACAACAG CTGTCGGGCTGGCGAACGTTCATCTCGGCCTACACGGACAACGAGGCGTTCAAGGCCATCCTGCGCATCACCGACAGCACCCGCCTCCAAGTCAGCGCCGCCGCCCACAACGACAAGGACCTCCTCCTCTACGAGGAGATGATGAT GAACGGCAACTGCTACGGCACCAAACTCAACATCTCCGTCGACGGCAAGGTGGCGTCGGCCACAA TGCAAAACATCTCGTCCGTGTACCGCCTGCTGCCGACGTGCGCCGGCTGCCAGGTGATGAGCATCAACAGCACGGCCCACCACCTGAAGGACTTCCTGGAGGCGTTCGGCATCCGCGTGGACGGGCTCGGCAACGAGGAGATCAGCGCTCGATCGCTCTACCTGTTTG CTGCGGGGAAGGAGGCCAGCGACTCGGACCTGGAAGGCTTCAAGAAGCAGGCCGCCTGCTTGGGATTCTCCGGAGAACCGAACTTTATCATGGAGCCCCAAAAAG ACTTGTGCGACGGCCACAACGTGCTCATGATCAACTGA
- the LOC144008092 gene encoding uncharacterized protein LOC144008092 isoform X1: MPTLILCFRRVGNGDSCKQHDAVDDVVNLREALPVHFIAKKKNSSVSYKVQYIAVLRDSASRLLRLLLLVELLRPSRCGPAHRKPAAFCDALKLAASQLDVIRKTAQRLRRDDDDDDDLLEAPLESLPILATSAAQLRTWKADESLRRLHANALAFGAHAHWLKASAEKVGVPSEAAGGAHVHLLRLVDLLRTALVQVSERRPRANDDGTPPSHFSSLFFFQMEALYLPPSPPSPSFPTVRTAFEAVRYSAETSRRLAVFCGFSKRILRRLRKAPTCPRRGR, from the exons ATGCCGACTCTCATCTTATGTTTTCGTCGAGTTGGCAACGGCGACAGTTG CAAACAACATGACGCCGTGGATGACGTAGTCAATCTGAGAGAAGCGCTACCAGTACATTTCATTGCAAAGAAAAAGAATTCATCCGTCTCTTATAAGGTACAGTATATCGCCG TGCTCCGTGACTCCGCCTCCCGTCTGCTGCGCCTGCTGCTATTGGTGGAGCTGCTGCGGCCTTCGCGCTGCGGCCCCGCCCACCGCAAGCCCGCCGCCTTCTGCGACGCGCTCAAGTTGGCCGCCAGCCAACTGGACGTCATCCGGAAGACGGCGCAACGCCTGCGACGC gatgacgacgacgacgacgacctgTTGGAGGCGCCGCTTGAAAGTCTTCCCATCCTGGCGACCAGCGCCGCTCAGTTGCGCACGTGGAAG GCGGACGAGTCGCTGCGGAGATTGCACGCCAACGCGCTGGCCTTCGGCGCGCACGCGCACTGGCTCAAGGCGAGCGCCGAGAAGGTGGGCGTGCCCTCCGAGGCGGCGGGGGGCGCTCACGTTCACCTGCTGCGGCTGGTCGACCTCCTCAGGACGGCGCTCGTCCAGGTGAGCGAGCGCCGGCCGCGAGCGAATGATGATGGGACGCCGCCTTcacatttttcttctctttttttctttcagatgGAGGCGCTCTATCTTCCGCCGTCGCCGCCTTCGCCGTCGTTTCCGACCGTCCGGACGGCCTTCGAGGCGGTGCGCTACTCGGCCGAGACGTCCCGCCGCTTGGCCGTCTTCTGCGGCTTCTCCAAACGGATCCTCCGTCGCCTGCGTAAGGCGCCCACCTGTCCTCGCAGGGGGCGATGA
- the LOC144008091 gene encoding zinc fingers and homeoboxes protein 1-like, giving the protein MASRRKSSTPCMLPPHSDVDVDADADRSEDDSFSEPSSGGYECKSCSFRTKRLQLLTAHVDSEHPDAGTSTSYHTGSSDTVVPHNWRHHPDQDESTGAEARLGERTDPRHERAEDERRREDGACRKGIALSKTPIMRSRAEPKKFGAASHKMAAEEALKVESEDETDEYEEAAAVAPPPLPVPAPLQIPTGPQPALLLNGANVLHVKGGGGVGALPAETLAQVLAALQKQNQNQLLIPVSSIPAYNAAMDNNVLLLGAYARFPYPSPAEIAALASQTQFSEENVKVWFSAQRLKHGISWTPDEVQEARKRKSNGSVQTLPQTIAVIPANMAANGLQSIFQTCQIVGQPGLVLAQVGGGPAAAPVALAVSGARTSEPRPEKASSSGAALDSASKPKKSKEQLAELKASYGRRQFATDAEISRLMQVTGLSKRAIKKWFSDTRYNQRNSRDLHHDGGQVGGNDGKEDDDDGGKDANSASAIVIDSSDDAGDSSPTAGRGWRRSKTRHAFPDFTPQKFKEKTSGQLLILESSFRKCDTPSDEELTRLRAQTKLTRREVDAWFSERRKGGGAPKAGSGGEAAAAGAGRRILKKTPAQLDILKKAFVRSRWPTAQEYDKMARDCGLPRNYVVNWFGDTRYAAKNSSLKWFDLYHAGKADEASPDAAARTPKKSRKRFRGWSRRTRRPYAGKQDAPAHAPAEAKSGKAFLRAYFLQQPVVSEEHLDELAAKSDMSAQQIREWFSRAGCRLAEGKEPFSDHDEQEAQAASEDQQKQDTIQEASPGAHQPDRQT; this is encoded by the exons ATGGCGAGCCGCAGGAAGTCCAGCACGCCGTGTATGCTTCCGCCGCACTCGGACGTGGACGTGGACGCCGATGCGGATCGGTCCGAGGACGACAGCTTCTCCGAGCCCTCGTCGGGAGGCTACGAGTGCAAGTCCTGCAGCTTCAGGACCAAAAGGCTCCAGTTGTTGACGGCGCACGTCGACTCGGAGCATCCGGACGCGGGCACGAGCACGTCGTACCACACAGGGAG CTCCGACACCGTTGTGCCACACAACTGGCGCCATCACCCGGACCAGGACGAGTCGACGGGCGCCGAGGCACGACTCGGCGAGCGGACGGACCCCCGGCACGAGCGAGCGGAGGACGAGCGGCGGCGCGAAGACGGCGCGTGCCGGAAAGGCATCGCCCTCAGCAAGACGCCCATCATGAGGAGCCGAGCGGAACCCAAGAAGTTCGGCGCCGCCTCTCACAAGATGGCGGCGGAAGAGGCGCTCAAGGTGGAGAGCGAGGACGAGACGGACGAGTACGAGGAAGCGGCCGCCGTCGCCCCTCCGCCGCTCCCCGTCCCGGCGCCGCTGCAGATCCCGACGGGGCCGCAGCCCGCGTTGCTGCTCAACGGCGCCAACGTGCTGCACGTCAAAGGCGGCGGGGGCGTCGGCGCCCTCCCGGCCGAAACCCTGGCCCAGGTCCTGGCCGCGCTGCAGAAGCAGAACCAGAACCAGCTCCTCATCCCCGTCAGCAGCATCCCGGCCTACAACGCCGCCATGGACAACAATGTCCTCCTGCTGGGCGCCTACGCAAG GTTTCCCTACCCGTCGCCGGCGGAGATCGCGGCGCTGGCGTCGCAGACCCAGTTCAGCGAGGAGAACGTCAAAGTGTGGTTCTCCGCCCAGAGGCTCAAACACGGCATCAGCTGGACCCCGGACGAG GTGCAGGAGGCTCGCAAGAGGAAGTCCAACGGCAGCGTCCAGACGCTCCCCCAGACCATCGCCGTCATCCccgccaacatggccgccaacgGCCTGCAGTCCATCTTCCAGACGTGTCAGATCGTGGGCCAGCCGGGGCTGGTCCTGGCGCAGGTGGGcggcggccccgcggcggcccCCGTCGCGCTCGCCGTCAGCGGCGCCCGAACTTCAGAGCCCCGCCCCGAGAAGGCCTCCTCGTCCGGCGCCGCCCTCGACTCCGCCTCCAAACCTAAAAAGTCCAAAGAGCAGCTGGCCGAGCTGAAGGCCAGCTACGGCCGGCGCCAGTTTGCCACCGACGCGGAGATTTCCCGCCTCATGCAGGTGACGGGCTTGTCCAAGCGCGCCATCAAGAAGTGGTTCAGCGACACGCGCTACAACCAGAGGAACTCCAGGGACCTGCACCACGACGGCGGCCAGGTCGGCGGGAACGACGGCaaagaggacgacgacgacggcggcAAAGACGCCAACTCCGCCTCCGCCATCGTCATCGACTCCAGCGACGACGCGGGCGACTCGTCGCCGACGGCCGGCCGGGGCTGGCGGCGCAGCAAGACGCGCCACGCCTTCCCGGACTTCACGCCGCAGAAGTTCAAGGAGAAGACGTCGGGCCAGCTGCTGATCCTGGAGTCCAGCTTCCGCAAGTGCGACACGCCATCCGACGAGGAGCTGACGCGCTTGCGGGCGCAAACCAAGCTGACGCGGCGCGAGGTGGACGCCTGGTTCAGCGAGCGGCGCAAGGGGGGCGGCGCGCCCAAGGCGGGGAGCGGCggcgaggcggcggcggcgggggccGGCCGCAGGATCCTGAAGAAAACGCCGGCGCagctggacatcctgaagaagGCCTTTGTGCGCTCGCGCTGGCCCACGGCGCAAGAGTACGACAAGATGGCGCGCGACTGCGGCCTGCCTCGCAACTACGTGGTCAACTGGTTCGGCGACACGCGCTACGCCGCCAAGAACAGCAGCCTCAAGTGGTTTGACCTCTACCACGCCGGCAAG gCGGACGAGGCCTCGCCCGACGCGGCCGCCAGAACGCCCAAGAAGTCCAGGAAGCGTTTCCGGGGTTGGTCCAGGAGGACGCGGCGGCCCTACGCCGGAAAGCAGGACGCGCCCGCGCACGCGCCCGCCGAG GCCAAGAGCGGGAAGGCCTTCCTCCGGGCCTACTTCCTCCAGCAGCCGGTCGTGAGCGAGGAGCACCTGGACGAGCTGGCGGCCAAGTCGGACATGAGCGCGCAACAAATCCGCGAGTGGTTCTCCCGGGCGGGATGCCGGCTGGCCGAGGGCAAGGAGCCCTTCAGCGACCACGACGAGCAGGAAGCGCAGGCGGCCAGTGAAGACCAGCAAAAGCAGGACACCATCCAGGAAGCGTCTCCCGGCGCCCACCAACCCGACCGTCAAACGTGA
- the LOC144008092 gene encoding uncharacterized protein LOC144008092 isoform X2 — protein MAARPSDDSGDVSYSHAIKGNFSHVHKHNAYCTHMLDLLITRGNNMRLLRDSASRLLRLLLLVELLRPSRCGPAHRKPAAFCDALKLAASQLDVIRKTAQRLRRDDDDDDDLLEAPLESLPILATSAAQLRTWKADESLRRLHANALAFGAHAHWLKASAEKVGVPSEAAGGAHVHLLRLVDLLRTALVQVSERRPRANDDGTPPSHFSSLFFFQMEALYLPPSPPSPSFPTVRTAFEAVRYSAETSRRLAVFCGFSKRILRRLRKAPTCPRRGR, from the exons ATGGCCGCGCGGCCGTCTGATGACTCAGGTGATGTGTCATACTCGCACGCTATAAAGGGGAACTTTTCACATGTCCACAAACACAACGCGTACTGTACACACATGCTGGATTTATTGATTACGCGCGGAAACAATATGAGAC TGCTCCGTGACTCCGCCTCCCGTCTGCTGCGCCTGCTGCTATTGGTGGAGCTGCTGCGGCCTTCGCGCTGCGGCCCCGCCCACCGCAAGCCCGCCGCCTTCTGCGACGCGCTCAAGTTGGCCGCCAGCCAACTGGACGTCATCCGGAAGACGGCGCAACGCCTGCGACGC gatgacgacgacgacgacgacctgTTGGAGGCGCCGCTTGAAAGTCTTCCCATCCTGGCGACCAGCGCCGCTCAGTTGCGCACGTGGAAG GCGGACGAGTCGCTGCGGAGATTGCACGCCAACGCGCTGGCCTTCGGCGCGCACGCGCACTGGCTCAAGGCGAGCGCCGAGAAGGTGGGCGTGCCCTCCGAGGCGGCGGGGGGCGCTCACGTTCACCTGCTGCGGCTGGTCGACCTCCTCAGGACGGCGCTCGTCCAGGTGAGCGAGCGCCGGCCGCGAGCGAATGATGATGGGACGCCGCCTTcacatttttcttctctttttttctttcagatgGAGGCGCTCTATCTTCCGCCGTCGCCGCCTTCGCCGTCGTTTCCGACCGTCCGGACGGCCTTCGAGGCGGTGCGCTACTCGGCCGAGACGTCCCGCCGCTTGGCCGTCTTCTGCGGCTTCTCCAAACGGATCCTCCGTCGCCTGCGTAAGGCGCCCACCTGTCCTCGCAGGGGGCGATGA